The Streptomyces noursei ATCC 11455 sequence GGCGTCGGCGGTGCGGCGCACCAGCGGGAGCAGGCCGAGGAGTTCCTGCGCGCTGACGACGACGTTGGGTGCGGAGACCGACATGGCGGCCGCGACCCGTCCGTCCGCGCCCCGGATGGGGGCGCCGATGCAGTTGATGGACTCCTCGTGGCCACCGAGGTCGGTGGCCCAGCCCTGTTCGCGCACCGTGGCCAGTTCGGCCAGGAAGGCCGCGGCGTCGGGCGTCGAACGGGACGTGTAGCGGGGGTAGTCGAGCTTCGAGGCGAGGGCGCGGCGCTCGGGCTCGGGCAGGTCGGCCAGGAGCAGCTTGGCGACCGCGGCGACGGTGATCGCCACCGGCTTGCCGATCCGGGAGTACATCCGGACCGGGTAGCGGCTGTCGACCTTGTCGATGTAGAGGACCTCGTTCTCCTCGTAGACCGCGAGGTGGACGGTGTGGCCGCACGTCTCGTTGAGTTCGACGAGGTGGGGGTGGGCGATCTCGCGGACGTCGAGGTTCTCCACGGCCTCCTGGGCCAGGGCGATGAGCCGCGCGCCGAGGCGGTAGCGCTGGTCGGGCTGGCGGTAGACGAGGCCGTGCTCGTGCAGGGTGCGCAGCAGGCGCAGCGCGGTGGACTTGTGGACGCCGAGCCGGTCGGCGACCTGCCCCAGGTCGGCGGGGCCCTCGGCGAGCAGCGGCAGGATGCTCAGCGCACGGTCGACGGTCTGGCTCATGCCCGTGCCTCGCTTCGCTCGACCCCGCCGGCGCCGGGGGCGTGCCTCTCGTCGGTCGTCCCGCTGCGCTCGTCCACTGCGTGTCCCTCCTGGTCCGCGGCCACCATGGCGTCCGTCCAGCCGGGGCCGAGGTGCAGTGTCCCCCAGGCACCGTCGTCGAGCGCGGCCAATCGGTCGGCCAGGGCCCGGACGGGGGGCGCGGCGAGGTCGCCCGGGACGGTGAGGGCGGCGGCGGCCCACAGGTGGCCGTGCCGGACCCGGGTGGGCAGCGGCAGTCCGCGCAGGGCGGCGGAGAGGAAGCCGGCGGCGAAGGCGTCGCCGGCGCCGACCGCGGCGACCACGTCGACGGTGGGGGCGGGGACGAGGGTGCCGGCGGGGGCCTCGTCGCGGTCGGCGGCGCCGGGGGCGCGGCGGAAGACCAGCGCCCCGGCCGCGCCGAGCTTGACGACCAGGGTCTCCGGCTCGGGCAGTGCCGCGCGGACCGCCCTGGGGTCGGGCAGGCCCCAGGCGGCCTGGGCCTCGTCGGCGCCGACGAACACCACGTCGGCGGTGCGGGCCAGGTCGAGGAGGACCCGCGGGCCCTGCGTGCCGGACCACAGGTGCGGCCGGTAGTTGACGTCGAAGGAGAGCAGCGGGCGGGTGGCGCCGGCCGGCGGGTCGCCGTGGGCGTGCGGCGCCGGGGCCATCAGGGCGCGCAGCAGGCCGAGGCAGTCCGCGGAGAGCGCGGCGGTGATCCCGGAGAGGTGGAGCACCCGGCCGGAGCGGATGGCGGCAAGGTCCATGGTGGCGGGGGCCATCGCGGAGGCGGCCGAGCCGGCGCGGTAGTAGGCGACCTCGTGGGCGGCGGTGGCGCGGTCGCCGGCGGTGCGGAAGTAGATGCCGGTGGGACGGAGCGGGTCGCGCCGGACCGCGCGGGTGTCCACGCCGTACCCGGCGATCTCGCGGACGAGGTGGTCGCCGAAGCCGTCCGCGCCGACCCGGGAGATCCAGCGGGTGGGGTGGCCGGCCCGGGCGAGGGCGCAGGCGACGTTGGACTCCGCGCCGCCGATGGCGCGCTCGAAGGCGGGGACGTCGGCGAGCGGCCCGGGGACGGTGGGCAGGAAGGTGACCATGGACTCGCCGAGGCAGACGACATCGACGTCCGGGGCGGCGCCGGCCGCCGGGACGGGGGTGTCGTTGACGTTCGAGGACCTGGTCACGATCGGTTGCGCTCCTTCGCTGTGCCGCCGACGCTGCGGGATCTCCCCGCTCGACGCGCTCGGGGAGGGTTCGCCGTACCGCGGGGCGGGGCGGGCCGGCTCCCGGCCCGGATGTCCCTCCGGTCCTCGGCCCGGCTCCCGTACCGGCTCCGGTGCCGGGGGGCCGGCCTCCGTCGGCCGGATTTCCGTGCGGTTTTCCGTCCGCCCGCGGCGCGTTTCGCCCTGCCTCGCCCCGTGTTTTCCCACCATTGACCGGGCGATGGCTCGGATGTTAGACAGCTGTAAGCGTTATGCGCAACGGTTGTTGCAGAGGGTGCAACACGGTCTTTGAGGAGGCTCCATGGCCGGCGAGCGGCTCGCGCAGGAACTCACCGACCTCGCGGACGAGAAGGTCGACCACCGCTTCAAGGCACTCCCCCCGGATGCCGCCGGACGCACCGTCGGGGAGCTGGCGGCCGAGCGCCGCAACCTCTTCACCGACGGCTTCACCACGCCCGTGCTGGCCCTCTCCGCCGCATCGGTCGAGCACAACCTCGCCCTCCTGGAGACCTACACCGCCCGGCACGGCCTGGCCTTCGCCCCGCACGGCAAGACCTCCATGGCCCCGCAGCTCTTCGCCCGCCAGCTGGCGCACGGCGCCTGGGGGATCACCGCCGCCGTCCCCCACCAGGCCCGCGTCTACCGCGACTTCGGCATCCAGCGGATCTTCCTGGCCAACGAGGTCGTCGACGCCGCCGCGCTGCACTGGCTCGCCGGCGAGCTGGCCGCCGACCCGGACTTCCGCTTCATCTGCTACGTCGACTCGGTGCGCGGCATCGAGCTGATGGACGCCGCGCTGCGCGCCGCCGAGGCCACCCGCCCGGTGGACGTCGTCATCGAACTGGGCGCCGGCGAGGGGGCCCGCACGGGGGCCCGCACCGAGGCCGAGTGCCGCGAACTGGCCGACGCCATCGCGGGCGTGGACACCCTCCGTCTGGTCGGCGTCGCCGGCTACGAGGGCGAGGTGCCGGGCGCGGACCAGGAGCGGGTCACCGCCTGGCTGCGCCGGCTGGTCGCGCTCGCCGCCGACCTCGACGCCTGCGGCCGCTTCACCGACCTCGACGAGATCGTGGTCAGCGCCGGCGGCAGCGCGTGGTTCGACACCGTCGCCGAGGTCTTCGCCGACCTCCCCGAGCTCTCCGCGCCTATCCTCAAACTGCTGCGCTCGGGCGCGTACGTCTCGCACGACGACGGGCACTACCGCCACCTCACCCCCTTCAACCGGGTGCCGGACGAGGGGGCGCTGCAGCCCGCCTTCCGGCTCTGGGCGCAGGTCGTCTCCCGGCCCACCCCCGAGCAGGCGTTCCTCAACGCGGGCAAGCGGGACGCGGCGTACGACCTCGATCTGCCGCAGGCCCAGACCGTGCGCTCCGGCCGGGACGGCACCCTGCGTCCGGCGGCCGGCATCACCGTCACCGGCCTGTCCGACCAGCACGCCTGGCTACGCACCGAGCACGCCGGGGACCTGGAGGTCGGCGACTGGGTCGCCCTGGGCCTGTCGCACCCGTGCACCTCCTTCGACAAGTGGCAGTTGATCCCGCTGGTCGAGGAGGACGGAACGGTCGTCGACTTCATCCGCACGTTCTTCTGATACCCGCGGGGGCGGTCCGGCCGCCCCCGCCCGCCTCCCGAGCAGGCCCGAGAACGGCAGCGAGAAAGGCAGCCCGCCCATGGACACCGTGTTCCGCGACGTACGCGTCATCGACGGGTCCGGCGGGCCCTCCTACCGTGCCGACGTCGCCCTGGCCGACGGCCGGATAGCCGCGCTCCACCGCGCGTCGGACGCCGGCCCCCGCCCGTCCGCCGCCCGCACCGTCGACGCCGCCGGCCTCGCCCTCGCCCCCGGCTTCATCGACATGCACGCGCACAGCGACCTGGCGCTGCTGCGCGACCCGGAGCACACCGCCAAGGCCGCCCAGGGCGTCACCCTCGAAGT is a genomic window containing:
- a CDS encoding IclR family transcriptional regulator, yielding MSQTVDRALSILPLLAEGPADLGQVADRLGVHKSTALRLLRTLHEHGLVYRQPDQRYRLGARLIALAQEAVENLDVREIAHPHLVELNETCGHTVHLAVYEENEVLYIDKVDSRYPVRMYSRIGKPVAITVAAVAKLLLADLPEPERRALASKLDYPRYTSRSTPDAAAFLAELATVREQGWATDLGGHEESINCIGAPIRGADGRVAAAMSVSAPNVVVSAQELLGLLPLVRRTADAISREYSGTTSPGHEPAP
- a CDS encoding sugar kinase, with product MTRSSNVNDTPVPAAGAAPDVDVVCLGESMVTFLPTVPGPLADVPAFERAIGGAESNVACALARAGHPTRWISRVGADGFGDHLVREIAGYGVDTRAVRRDPLRPTGIYFRTAGDRATAAHEVAYYRAGSAASAMAPATMDLAAIRSGRVLHLSGITAALSADCLGLLRALMAPAPHAHGDPPAGATRPLLSFDVNYRPHLWSGTQGPRVLLDLARTADVVFVGADEAQAAWGLPDPRAVRAALPEPETLVVKLGAAGALVFRRAPGAADRDEAPAGTLVPAPTVDVVAAVGAGDAFAAGFLSAALRGLPLPTRVRHGHLWAAAALTVPGDLAAPPVRALADRLAALDDGAWGTLHLGPGWTDAMVAADQEGHAVDERSGTTDERHAPGAGGVERSEARA
- a CDS encoding amino acid deaminase — protein: MAGERLAQELTDLADEKVDHRFKALPPDAAGRTVGELAAERRNLFTDGFTTPVLALSAASVEHNLALLETYTARHGLAFAPHGKTSMAPQLFARQLAHGAWGITAAVPHQARVYRDFGIQRIFLANEVVDAAALHWLAGELAADPDFRFICYVDSVRGIELMDAALRAAEATRPVDVVIELGAGEGARTGARTEAECRELADAIAGVDTLRLVGVAGYEGEVPGADQERVTAWLRRLVALAADLDACGRFTDLDEIVVSAGGSAWFDTVAEVFADLPELSAPILKLLRSGAYVSHDDGHYRHLTPFNRVPDEGALQPAFRLWAQVVSRPTPEQAFLNAGKRDAAYDLDLPQAQTVRSGRDGTLRPAAGITVTGLSDQHAWLRTEHAGDLEVGDWVALGLSHPCTSFDKWQLIPLVEEDGTVVDFIRTFF